One window of Candidatus Mycobacterium wuenschmannii genomic DNA carries:
- a CDS encoding glycosyltransferase family 4 protein codes for MFSGADNLAGGLLALADRGAGVPLRELALVGLTAAIITYFATGPVRVLATRLGAVAYPRERDVHVTPTPRMGGLAMYIGVVAAVFLASQLPALTRGFVYSTGMPAVVLAGGLIMGIGLIDDRWGLDALTKFAGQITAASVLVTMGVAWSVLYIPLGGVGTIVLDQVSSILLTLALTVSIVNAMNFVDGLDGLAAGLGIITALAICMFSVGLLRDHGGDVLFYPPAVISVVLAGACLGFLPHNFHPAKIFMGDSGSMLIGLMLAAASTTAAGPISQTAYGARDVFALLSPFLLVVAVMFVPMLDLLLAIVRRTRAGQSAFSPDKMHLHHRLLQIGHSHRRVVLIIYLWVGIVAFGTASTIFFNPRHTAAVMLGAMAIAVFATLIPLFRRGDNVYDEE; via the coding sequence ATGTTCAGCGGCGCCGACAACCTCGCCGGCGGTCTGCTGGCCCTGGCCGATCGCGGCGCCGGCGTTCCCTTGCGAGAACTCGCACTCGTCGGTCTGACGGCCGCGATCATCACCTACTTCGCCACCGGGCCGGTGCGGGTGCTCGCCACCCGGCTGGGCGCCGTCGCCTACCCGCGCGAGCGCGATGTACACGTCACGCCCACACCGCGGATGGGCGGCCTGGCGATGTACATCGGCGTCGTCGCCGCGGTCTTCCTGGCCTCGCAGCTGCCGGCGCTCACTCGCGGCTTCGTCTACTCGACCGGCATGCCCGCGGTGGTACTGGCGGGCGGTCTGATCATGGGCATCGGCCTGATCGACGACCGCTGGGGCCTCGACGCGCTGACGAAATTCGCCGGTCAGATCACCGCGGCCAGCGTGCTCGTCACGATGGGCGTCGCGTGGAGTGTCCTCTATATCCCGCTGGGTGGGGTCGGGACGATCGTGTTGGACCAGGTGTCGTCGATCCTGTTGACGCTCGCTCTGACCGTCTCGATCGTCAACGCGATGAACTTCGTCGACGGACTCGACGGGCTGGCCGCGGGGCTGGGCATCATCACCGCGCTGGCGATCTGCATGTTTTCGGTCGGGCTGCTCCGCGACCACGGCGGCGACGTGCTGTTCTACCCGCCCGCGGTGATCTCTGTGGTGCTGGCCGGAGCGTGTCTGGGTTTCCTGCCGCACAACTTCCATCCGGCCAAGATCTTCATGGGTGACTCCGGTTCGATGCTGATCGGTCTCATGCTCGCGGCGGCGTCGACCACGGCCGCGGGACCCATCTCGCAGACCGCCTACGGCGCCCGCGATGTGTTTGCTCTGCTCTCGCCGTTCCTGTTGGTGGTGGCCGTGATGTTTGTGCCGATGCTCGATCTACTGCTGGCGATCGTGCGCCGGACGCGGGCCGGGCAAAGTGCGTTCAGCCCCGACAAGATGCATTTGCATCACCGGCTGCTGCAGATCGGACATTCGCATCGACGGGTGGTGCTGATCATCTATTTGTGGGTCGGCATTGTCGCTTTCGGTACGGCGAGCACGATCTTTTTCAACCCGCGCCATACCGCCGCCGTCATGTTGGGCGCGATGGCAATTGCGGTTTTTGCGACGCTGATTCCGCTCTTCCGACGCGGTGACAACGTCTACGACGAAGAGTAG
- the prmC gene encoding peptide chain release factor N(5)-glutamine methyltransferase, translated as MLTRLRCAIDSATTLLAEAGIDSARYDAEELAAHLAGTDRGRLAMLATPDDAFFDHYRDSIAARSRRIPLQHLTGTAAFGPLTLTVGPGVFVPRPETESMLEWAGAQRLPEPTVIVDLCTGSGALALGLARRWPTARVIGVDDSDTALGYARANAAGTTVQLLHHDVTAPGLLSELDGRVDLLVSNPPYVPDGADLEPEVLDHDPSHAVFGGPDGMAVIGPIIEVAERLLRPGGLFAVEHDDTTSERTVELISASTAFDDIVPRRDLSGRPRFVTARRAGGPS; from the coding sequence ATGCTGACCCGGCTGCGTTGCGCGATCGATTCGGCGACAACGCTGCTCGCGGAGGCCGGCATCGATTCGGCCCGTTACGACGCGGAGGAGTTGGCCGCGCATCTGGCCGGCACCGATCGGGGCCGGCTGGCGATGCTCGCGACGCCCGACGACGCGTTCTTCGACCACTACCGCGATTCGATCGCCGCTCGCTCGCGACGAATCCCGTTGCAGCACCTGACCGGGACGGCCGCGTTCGGCCCGTTGACGCTGACGGTCGGGCCCGGGGTGTTCGTCCCGCGGCCGGAGACCGAGTCGATGCTGGAATGGGCCGGTGCGCAACGACTTCCGGAGCCCACCGTGATCGTCGACCTGTGCACGGGCTCGGGCGCGCTGGCGCTCGGTCTGGCGCGGCGCTGGCCGACGGCCCGCGTGATCGGCGTCGACGACTCCGATACGGCCCTGGGCTACGCGCGCGCCAACGCCGCCGGCACGACCGTGCAGTTGCTGCACCACGACGTCACCGCGCCCGGGCTCCTGAGCGAACTCGACGGCCGGGTCGACCTGCTGGTGTCCAACCCGCCCTATGTGCCGGATGGTGCGGATCTGGAACCTGAAGTCCTCGACCACGATCCGTCGCACGCCGTGTTCGGCGGCCCCGACGGCATGGCCGTCATCGGACCCATCATCGAGGTGGCCGAACGACTGCTGCGCCCCGGCGGCCTGTTCGCCGTCGAGCACGACGACACCACGTCCGAGCGGACCGTCGAACTGATCAGTGCATCAACAGCTTTCGATGACATTGTGCCCCGGCGCGACCTCAGTGGACGCCCCCGATTCGTGACGGCCCGGCGGGCAGGCGGCCCGTCATGA
- the rpmE gene encoding 50S ribosomal protein L31, translating into MKADIHPAYGETTVVCGCGNTFQTRSTKESGHIVVEVCSQCHPFYTGKQKILDSGGRVARFERRYGKRKAGAEQEASADK; encoded by the coding sequence ATGAAGGCTGACATTCACCCCGCATACGGCGAGACCACCGTGGTCTGCGGTTGCGGAAATACTTTCCAGACGCGGAGCACCAAGGAGAGCGGCCACATCGTGGTCGAGGTCTGCTCGCAGTGCCACCCGTTCTACACCGGTAAGCAGAAGATTCTGGACAGCGGAGGCCGCGTGGCCCGCTTCGAGCGCCGCTACGGCAAGCGCAAGGCCGGCGCCGAGCAGGAAGCTTCGGCCGACAAGTAG
- the prfA gene encoding peptide chain release factor 1 gives MTQGGPAIDALVAEHADLEKKLSDPELHSDAANARKVGRRFAQIAPIVATFRQLTTAREDLDTARELAADDASFADEITELEARVDELETKLSDMLAPRDPHDADDVVLEVKSGEGGEESALFAADLARMYVRYAERHGWTVTVLDETHSDLGGYKDATLTIASKGDSLDGVWSKLKFEGGVHRVQRVPVTESQGRVHTSAAGVLVYPEPEEVGEVQIDDSDLRIDVYRSSGKGGQGVNTTDSAVRITHLPTGIVVTCQNERSQLQNKARAMLVLAARLQSLAEEQAQADASADRASQIRTVDRSERIRTYNFPENRIADHRINFKAHNLDQVLDGDLDALFDALGAADKQARLQQA, from the coding sequence ATGACGCAAGGCGGACCGGCGATCGACGCCCTGGTGGCCGAGCATGCCGACCTCGAGAAGAAGCTGTCCGATCCCGAACTGCACAGCGATGCCGCCAACGCGCGCAAGGTCGGCCGGCGGTTCGCTCAGATCGCTCCGATCGTGGCGACCTTCCGCCAACTGACCACTGCGCGTGAGGATCTCGACACCGCACGCGAATTGGCCGCCGATGACGCATCGTTCGCCGACGAGATCACCGAGTTGGAAGCGCGCGTCGACGAGCTGGAGACCAAGCTCAGCGACATGCTGGCGCCGCGTGACCCGCACGACGCCGACGACGTGGTGCTCGAGGTCAAGTCCGGTGAGGGCGGGGAAGAGTCGGCGCTGTTCGCGGCCGACCTGGCCCGGATGTACGTCCGGTACGCCGAACGCCACGGCTGGACCGTGACGGTGTTGGACGAAACTCATTCGGACTTGGGCGGTTACAAGGATGCGACGCTGACGATCGCCAGCAAGGGCGACTCGCTGGATGGCGTGTGGTCGAAGCTGAAGTTCGAGGGCGGCGTGCACCGCGTGCAACGCGTGCCGGTCACGGAATCTCAGGGCCGCGTGCACACTTCGGCGGCTGGCGTACTGGTCTACCCCGAGCCCGAAGAAGTGGGCGAGGTGCAGATCGACGATTCGGATCTGCGGATCGACGTCTACCGGTCGTCCGGTAAGGGCGGTCAGGGCGTCAACACCACCGACTCGGCGGTGCGAATCACCCACCTGCCCACCGGAATTGTCGTCACCTGCCAGAACGAACGATCGCAGCTGCAGAACAAGGCCCGCGCGATGCTGGTGCTCGCGGCCCGGCTGCAGTCGCTGGCCGAGGAGCAGGCGCAGGCCGACGCGTCGGCCGACCGGGCCAGCCAGATCCGTACGGTGGACCGCAGCGAACGCATTCGGACATACAACTTTCCGGAGAACCGGATCGCCGACCACCGCATCAATTTCAAGGCGCACAACCTCGATCAGGTCCTCGACGGCGACCTGGATGCGCTCTTCGACGCCCTGGGCGCCGCCGACAAGCAAGCCCGGCTGCAGCAGGCATGA
- a CDS encoding F0F1 ATP synthase subunit C, whose product MNPQIAMGALIGGGLIMAGGAIGAGIGDGVAGNALISGIARQPEAQGRLFTPFFITVGLVEAAYFINLAFMALFVFATPVK is encoded by the coding sequence ATGAACCCACAAATCGCTATGGGCGCCCTCATCGGCGGCGGACTCATCATGGCCGGTGGCGCGATCGGCGCCGGTATCGGTGACGGTGTTGCCGGTAACGCGCTGATCTCCGGCATCGCCCGCCAGCCCGAGGCACAGGGCCGACTGTTCACGCCGTTCTTCATCACGGTGGGTCTGGTCGAGGCCGCCTACTTCATCAACCTGGCCTTCATGGCGCTGTTCGTCTTCGCCACCCCGGTCAAGTAA
- the atpB gene encoding F0F1 ATP synthase subunit A: protein MTEAFLAEGAIEVGHHETANWFGLTVNVDTITSSAIAAVIVIGLAFFLKAKVTSTGVPGGVQLFFEAITVQMRNQIESAIGMRIAPFVLPLAVTLFIYILISNWLSVLPLQYTDHEGKATELLSSAAADINYVLALALFVFVCYHVAGIWRRGVIGHPVAVLKGHVAILAPINVVEELAKPISLSLRLFGNIFAGGILVGLIALFPPYIMWAPNAVWKTFDMFVGAIQAFIFALLTILYFSQAMELEDEHH, encoded by the coding sequence ATGACTGAGGCGTTTCTGGCCGAGGGCGCGATCGAGGTCGGCCATCACGAAACCGCCAACTGGTTTGGGTTGACGGTCAACGTCGACACCATCACGTCGTCCGCGATCGCCGCCGTCATCGTCATCGGGCTGGCGTTCTTCCTCAAGGCCAAAGTCACCTCGACCGGCGTTCCGGGCGGCGTGCAGTTGTTCTTCGAGGCGATCACCGTCCAGATGCGCAACCAGATCGAGAGCGCGATCGGCATGCGCATCGCGCCCTTCGTATTGCCGCTCGCCGTCACGCTTTTCATCTACATCCTGATCTCGAACTGGCTGTCGGTGTTGCCGCTGCAGTACACCGATCACGAGGGCAAGGCCACCGAGCTGCTGTCGTCGGCGGCGGCCGACATCAACTACGTGCTGGCGCTGGCCCTCTTCGTGTTCGTCTGCTACCACGTGGCGGGCATCTGGCGCCGGGGTGTCATCGGGCACCCGGTCGCGGTCCTGAAGGGCCACGTCGCGATCCTCGCGCCGATCAACGTGGTCGAGGAACTCGCCAAGCCGATCTCGTTGTCGCTCCGACTCTTTGGCAACATCTTCGCCGGCGGCATCCTGGTCGGGCTGATCGCGTTGTTTCCGCCCTACATCATGTGGGCGCCCAACGCGGTCTGGAAGACCTTCGACATGTTCGTCGGCGCGATCCAGGCGTTCATCTTCGCGCTGCTGACGATCCTGTACTTCAGTCAAGCGATGGAGCTCGAAGACGAACACCACTAG
- a CDS encoding F0F1 ATP synthase subunit B/delta: MSTFIGQLIGFAVIVLIIVRYVVPPVRKLMADQQSAVRQQLADSSAAADRLAEANRAHAKAKEDAHAEAQRLTEEAQDDAKRIGEQLRAQADNDAERIKQQGTKQVELLRSQLVRQLRQDIGAESVRRAGELVRGYVADPGQQSATVDRFLDELSDMATSTADIQYPVANKMRSASRQALSGLLKKFDGIADGLDDKGLSTLADDLTSVAALLIRESVVTRYLTQPAEDASPRVRLVERLVSGKVGQPALDVLKEAVAERWSAEGDLVDAVELAARQASLIRAEKAGQVDEVEDQLFRFSRILDAQPRLGILLGNYEVAADARVKLLRNVLGGKGTGANEITTDLLSKTVQLLRGQPAEVAVQSLAEVAVARRGEVVAQVSAAAELSEAQHKRLTEVLSRIYGHPVTAQISIDPEVLGGLAISVGDEIIDGTLSSRIEAAQSQLPD, from the coding sequence ATGTCAACATTCATCGGGCAACTCATCGGGTTCGCCGTCATCGTCTTGATCATCGTGCGGTACGTCGTGCCGCCGGTGCGCAAGCTGATGGCGGACCAGCAGAGCGCCGTTCGTCAGCAGCTAGCCGACTCCTCGGCGGCCGCCGACCGGCTGGCGGAGGCCAACCGGGCGCACGCCAAGGCGAAGGAAGACGCTCACGCGGAGGCGCAGCGGCTGACCGAGGAAGCGCAGGACGATGCGAAGCGCATCGGCGAGCAACTGCGCGCCCAGGCCGACAACGACGCGGAGCGGATCAAACAGCAGGGCACCAAACAGGTCGAGCTGTTGCGTTCACAGTTGGTCCGTCAGCTGCGCCAGGACATCGGTGCCGAATCCGTCCGCCGCGCAGGCGAACTCGTCCGCGGTTACGTCGCCGATCCGGGCCAGCAGTCCGCGACCGTCGACCGCTTCCTGGACGAGCTCAGCGACATGGCGACCTCCACCGCCGACATCCAGTACCCGGTCGCGAACAAGATGCGGTCGGCCAGCCGACAGGCGCTGTCGGGTCTGCTGAAGAAATTCGACGGCATCGCCGACGGCCTGGACGACAAGGGATTGTCGACGCTTGCCGACGATCTGACGTCCGTTGCGGCGCTGCTGATTCGGGAGAGCGTGGTCACCCGTTACCTGACCCAGCCCGCCGAGGACGCGTCACCGCGCGTGCGGCTCGTCGAGCGGCTGGTGTCGGGCAAGGTCGGCCAGCCCGCCCTCGATGTGCTGAAAGAGGCGGTGGCCGAACGCTGGTCGGCCGAGGGCGACCTCGTCGACGCCGTCGAATTGGCGGCACGGCAGGCCTCGTTGATCCGTGCCGAAAAGGCCGGGCAGGTCGACGAAGTCGAGGATCAGCTGTTCCGGTTCTCGCGCATTCTGGACGCCCAGCCGCGTCTCGGCATTTTGCTGGGCAACTACGAGGTGGCGGCCGACGCGCGAGTCAAGTTGCTGCGCAACGTACTCGGTGGAAAAGGAACCGGAGCCAACGAGATCACGACCGACTTGCTCAGCAAGACAGTCCAATTGCTCCGCGGGCAGCCTGCCGAGGTGGCCGTGCAAAGCCTGGCCGAAGTGGCGGTGGCCCGCCGCGGCGAAGTCGTCGCACAGGTCAGCGCAGCGGCCGAACTCAGCGAGGCCCAGCACAAGCGCCTCACCGAGGTGCTGAGCCGGATCTACGGCCACCCGGTCACGGCGCAGATTTCCATCGACCCCGAGGTGCTTGGCGGGCTCGCGATCTCGGTCGGCGACGAGATCATCGACGGAACGCTCTCGTCCCGCATTGAGGCCGCCCAGTCCCAGTTGCCCGACTGA
- a CDS encoding L-threonylcarbamoyladenylate synthase, whose amino-acid sequence MTETIDCTDPEQRSRAITSAAAAVKNGGLVVLPTDTVYGVGADAFNSAAVAALLAAKGRGRDMPVPVLVGSWHTIDGLAMTVSTSMRALVRAFWPGALSLVVRQAPSVQWDLGDARGTVMLRMPLHPVAIELLREVGPMAVSSANISGRPPAVNAGDARQQLGDLVDVYLDGGQAAQQAASTILDLTGPEPRILRSGPVSAERIAEVLGIAAESLTA is encoded by the coding sequence ATGACCGAGACGATCGACTGCACCGATCCCGAACAGCGTTCGCGGGCAATCACATCGGCGGCCGCGGCTGTGAAAAACGGTGGCCTGGTGGTGCTTCCGACCGACACGGTCTACGGCGTGGGCGCCGATGCGTTCAACAGCGCCGCGGTGGCCGCACTGCTGGCCGCCAAGGGCCGCGGCCGCGACATGCCGGTCCCCGTGCTGGTCGGTTCATGGCACACCATCGACGGCCTGGCCATGACGGTGTCCACCTCGATGCGCGCTCTCGTGCGTGCGTTCTGGCCCGGCGCGCTGAGCCTGGTCGTCCGCCAGGCTCCGTCGGTGCAGTGGGATCTCGGCGACGCGCGCGGCACGGTGATGCTGAGGATGCCGTTGCATCCGGTCGCGATCGAACTGCTGCGCGAGGTCGGGCCGATGGCGGTCTCCAGCGCCAACATCTCCGGGCGTCCGCCAGCGGTCAACGCCGGTGACGCCCGCCAGCAGTTGGGTGACCTCGTCGACGTCTACCTCGACGGCGGACAGGCCGCTCAGCAGGCGGCGTCGACCATCCTCGACCTGACCGGTCCCGAGCCCCGCATCCTGCGATCCGGTCCGGTCAGCGCCGAGCGGATCGCCGAGGTGCTCGGCATCGCCGCCGAAAGTCTCACCGCCTGA
- a CDS encoding F0F1 ATP synthase subunit B: MGDMSVVALSASSQAEGNFLVPNGTFFVELAIFLIVLGVIGAFVVPPISKVLKERDNMVTKTAADNKKSAEQFAAAQEDYEKALSAARVTASAARDEARAEGRKVVEEKRGQAEEQVSSTLQDASEQLKREGDAVAADLRGRVENISTTLASRILGVEITTSVSAASATGSER, translated from the coding sequence ATGGGTGACATGAGTGTTGTAGCTCTGTCTGCGAGCAGCCAGGCAGAGGGCAACTTCCTCGTGCCTAACGGCACCTTCTTCGTCGAGTTGGCGATCTTCTTGATCGTGCTCGGTGTGATCGGCGCCTTCGTGGTTCCGCCGATCTCGAAGGTGCTCAAAGAGCGCGACAACATGGTCACCAAGACGGCTGCTGACAACAAGAAATCGGCCGAGCAATTCGCTGCTGCCCAAGAGGATTACGAGAAGGCGTTGTCCGCCGCTCGGGTCACGGCATCAGCGGCTCGCGACGAGGCTCGGGCAGAGGGCCGCAAGGTCGTCGAGGAGAAGCGTGGGCAGGCCGAGGAGCAGGTTTCCTCGACGCTGCAGGACGCATCCGAGCAACTCAAGCGGGAAGGTGATGCCGTGGCTGCGGATCTTCGCGGGCGGGTGGAGAACATCTCCACCACACTGGCGAGCCGCATCCTCGGCGTCGAAATCACCACCTCGGTCTCAGCGGCCTCCGCAACCGGTTCGGAGCGATAA
- a CDS encoding ATP synthase subunit I has translation MTTPAQDAPLVFPSVAFRPFRLFAISLVLTAAAVAIAASLGSVKVGVFFGVGLMLGLLNALGVQRSVTAITADAHPLKKKMALNSATRLFVITAIGLAIAFVFRPAGLGVVFGLALFQVLLVLSTAMPVWKKLREGTADVIEGTGNSDD, from the coding sequence GTGACTACACCAGCGCAGGACGCGCCGTTGGTGTTCCCCTCCGTTGCGTTTCGGCCTTTTCGCCTCTTCGCCATCTCGCTGGTACTGACCGCTGCTGCAGTCGCGATCGCGGCGTCGCTCGGCTCCGTGAAAGTCGGTGTCTTCTTCGGTGTGGGCTTGATGTTGGGTTTGCTCAACGCGCTCGGCGTGCAGCGCTCGGTGACAGCGATCACCGCGGACGCGCACCCGCTGAAGAAGAAGATGGCGCTCAATTCGGCGACGCGCTTGTTCGTGATCACGGCGATCGGACTGGCGATCGCTTTTGTTTTCCGGCCCGCTGGGTTGGGTGTGGTGTTCGGGCTCGCGCTCTTCCAGGTGCTGCTCGTGCTGTCGACGGCTATGCCGGTTTGGAAAAAGCTGCGGGAGGGCACTGCCGACGTGATTGAAGGGACGGGAAACAGCGATGACTGA
- the fadD1 gene encoding fatty-acid--CoA ligase FadD1 encodes MADTVQQLLRERSDDSTPAVKYDDRVWTWREHLADASASAAALIGIADAARPLHVGALLGNTPDMLTAMAAAALGGYVLCGINDTRRGAALAKDIARADCQILLTDPDHRGLLDGLDLSGVRVIDVSSDEWSELLASAGSLVPHREVKPTDTLMMIFTSGTSGEPKAVQVTHLTVIFAGANLIGRFDVDSNGVCYLSMPLFHSNALLAGWSVAVGSGSAMVPATFSASRLLSDLRRYGATYMNYVGKPLAYVLATPEDPDDADNPLRVAFGNEASDRDIAEFSRRFDCTVWDGFGSSEGAIIITREDGCPPGSLGQGFPGVAIYNADTLAECAVAEFDADGALTNPDDAIGELVNTTGAGLFAGYYNDKAATDARLRNGMFWSGDLAYRDADGWIYFAGRSGDWLRVDGENMTTAPIERILQRLPAVSQVAVYAVPDEQVGDQVMSALVLVDGAALTPGELSEFLAGQPDLSPKAWPRHVWITDSLPTTATNKILKRQLSAQGASPPGGALWTRVGRATSYDVVDRPAKAQLRQS; translated from the coding sequence GTGGCGGACACTGTCCAGCAGCTGCTGCGTGAGCGCAGCGACGACTCCACGCCGGCCGTCAAGTACGACGACCGCGTTTGGACCTGGCGTGAGCATCTCGCCGACGCATCCGCATCGGCCGCCGCGCTGATCGGCATTGCCGACGCCGCCCGCCCGCTACATGTCGGTGCGCTGCTGGGCAACACGCCCGACATGCTCACCGCAATGGCCGCGGCCGCGTTGGGCGGCTACGTACTGTGCGGCATCAACGACACCCGTCGCGGCGCCGCGCTGGCCAAAGACATCGCCCGCGCCGATTGCCAGATCCTGCTCACCGATCCTGACCACCGCGGCCTGCTCGACGGCTTGGACCTGTCCGGTGTCCGCGTCATCGACGTCAGCAGCGACGAGTGGTCGGAATTGCTCGCCTCGGCGGGGTCGCTGGTCCCGCATCGCGAGGTCAAGCCGACCGACACGCTGATGATGATCTTCACGTCTGGAACCAGCGGTGAGCCGAAGGCCGTCCAGGTCACCCATCTGACCGTTATCTTCGCTGGCGCCAACCTGATTGGTCGTTTCGACGTCGACTCGAACGGCGTCTGCTATCTGTCGATGCCGCTGTTCCACTCCAACGCGCTGCTGGCCGGCTGGAGCGTGGCCGTCGGCTCCGGTTCGGCAATGGTGCCAGCCACCTTCTCGGCGTCGCGGCTGCTGTCCGACTTGCGCCGGTACGGCGCCACCTACATGAACTACGTCGGGAAGCCGCTGGCCTACGTGCTGGCCACCCCCGAAGATCCCGACGACGCGGACAACCCGCTGCGCGTCGCGTTCGGCAACGAGGCCAGCGATCGCGACATCGCCGAATTCAGCCGGCGTTTCGACTGCACAGTCTGGGACGGGTTCGGCTCCAGCGAAGGCGCGATCATCATCACCCGCGAGGACGGCTGCCCGCCCGGCTCACTGGGACAAGGCTTTCCGGGCGTCGCGATCTACAACGCCGACACTCTCGCCGAATGCGCGGTCGCCGAGTTCGACGCCGACGGCGCGCTGACCAACCCCGACGATGCGATCGGTGAACTGGTCAACACCACCGGCGCCGGCCTGTTCGCCGGTTACTACAACGACAAGGCCGCCACCGACGCGCGCCTGCGCAACGGCATGTTCTGGTCCGGCGACCTGGCCTACCGCGACGCCGACGGCTGGATCTACTTCGCCGGTCGCAGCGGCGACTGGCTGCGCGTCGACGGCGAGAACATGACCACCGCGCCGATCGAGCGGATCCTGCAACGACTGCCCGCGGTAAGCCAGGTAGCGGTCTATGCGGTGCCCGACGAGCAGGTGGGCGACCAGGTGATGTCCGCTCTCGTGCTGGTCGACGGCGCCGCCCTGACTCCGGGGGAGCTCAGCGAATTTCTGGCCGGCCAGCCCGACCTCTCGCCGAAAGCCTGGCCCCGGCACGTCTGGATCACCGACTCGCTGCCCACCACCGCCACGAACAAGATCCTCAAACGCCAGCTCAGCGCCCAGGGCGCTAGCCCGCCCGGCGGTGCGCTATGGACCCGAGTCGGCCGCGCCACCAGCTATGACGTCGTCGATCGGCCCGCAAAAGCCCAGCTCAGACAAAGCTAG